From the Quercus lobata isolate SW786 chromosome 6, ValleyOak3.0 Primary Assembly, whole genome shotgun sequence genome, one window contains:
- the LOC115950928 gene encoding patatin-like protein 2 — MAPDLAKAKMLTVLTIDGGGIRGIIPSVLLGFLESKLQELDGPKARIANYFDIIGGTSTGGLVTTMLTAPNQDNRPLFAAKDITKFYLDESPKIFPQSRQPSFESLIMARMLSYLGMKTGPTYDGKYLQSRTNELLGDLTLKQTLTRVIIPTFDVKLLQPVIFSTNDAILNDLKNARLADICIGTTAAPTYLPAHYFETGNAEGNTKIYHLIDGGIAAINPTLLAISEIMKELLMQENAGYSIENKRMLVVSLGTGGAKYAVKYTAPAVSKWSKLDWVLSRPITKGGSPLYDIYSDAGADMIDIHVSTLFQALRNCEDKYLRIQDDTLTGDASLVDKATEKNLFRLEDIGKELLKKPVSRVNLETGRFEKIEGEGTNEEALANFAKLLVEERKFRQNQ; from the exons ATGGCTCCTGATCTTGCAAAGGCAAAGATGTTGACTGTGTTGACCATTGACGGAGGAGGCATTAGAGGGATAATTCCCAGTGTCCTCCTCGGCTTTCTTGAATCTAAGCTTCAG GAATTGGATGGGCCCAAAGCAAGAATTGCAAATTATTTCGACATAATTGGAGGAACAAGTACAGGTGGGCTAGTCACCACCATGCTTACAGCCCCCAATCAGGACAACCGACCCCTCTTTGCTGCAAAGGACATCACCAAATTCTATTTAGATGAATCTCCCAAGATTTTTCCCCAAAGCAg GCAACCCAGTTTTGAGAGTTTAATAATGGCACGCATGCTCAGTTACCTCGGTATGAAGACGGGGCCCACGTACGACGGGAAGTACTTGCAGTCGAGGACAAACGAACTACTTGGTGACCTAACACTGAAACAGACTCTAACACGTGTGATCATACCAACCTTCGATGTCAAGCTCCTTCAACCAGTGATCTTTTCGACCAACGAT GCAATACTGAACGATTTGAAGAACGCTAGGCTAGCAGATATTTGCATCGGCACCACTGCAGCCCCCACTTATCTTCCAGCACACTACTTTGAGACAGGAAATGCTGAAGGAAACACTAAAATTTACCATCTCATTGATGGCGGGATTGCTGCTATCAATCCT ACGTTGCTGGCCATAAGCGAGATTATGAAAGAATTATTGATGCAAGAGAATGCTGGTTATTCTATTGAAAACAAGAGAATGCTGGTTGTGTCATTGGGCACAGGTGGGGCAAAGTATGCAGTGAAGTATACAGCACCAGCAGTCTCAAAGTGGAGTAAGTTAGATTGGGTACTCTCAAGGCCAATCACCAAAGGTGGAAGTCCATTATACGACATATATAGCGACGCAGGTGCTGATATGATCGACATTCATGTGTCCACCCTCTTCCAAGCCCTTCGTAATTGCGAGGACAAATACCTTCGTATTCAG GATGACACATTAACTGGAGATGCCTCATTAGTTGATAAAGCTACCGAGAAGAATTTGTTTAGACTTGAGGATATTGGGAAGGAGCTATTGAAGAAGCCAGTGTCAAGAGTGAATTTGGAAACTGGCaggtttgagaaaattgagGGCGAGGGTACTAATGAAGAAGCACTTGCCAACTTTGCCAAACTGCTTGTGGAGGAAAGGAAGTTCCGGCAAAACCAGTGA